The Natrinema salaciae genome contains a region encoding:
- a CDS encoding AAA family ATPase, translating to MSSTADTDDVIEVSTDGIAVRKTFEADEFPVPAIRFEIESNRDDPITFQLSEIIPESFPMDKVGFHPEYHSDDWTAFQDNHVEFSTTLEPGERLETVYGIQIDDESRAAAFLTEPTVTERGAGDDDTSEADEVDDEVIGNIVSEDRNQAVKDMISGDSDAVPGLEDEEAADADETAVGSEDDAHGLDLDLGDVDPEPDPTDADVDETEAEDTPDIDLGFEEEEIPGPEPGDPPEIDVSAADTDETDDADDGDDQPAVELDLETGTDDTEVDDDEEDDVAEPEIELDLEESAAAVDEDASETTVDTESGVPDEPDEPDEPDEPAIDVSPAADGVTTGAEADSDAEAETRGVVEPTAADGVDEPDAAADAEPNRDGEFSGSVAARLATEIREGTVDDDDLEAIQSELDIEPAGPEIAKVEHLQSRVEEVAAYIDALETFLEENGTGAQLIEELQTDIDALEDEFASMDDRLEGTTSRVDELDDDVDELADWNGDLEGDLSAVDEDVEALEDTVDELEDDIGAVDADVETVADDLADVEDELEDVRADVTDIQEWRDQLGSMFTD from the coding sequence ATGAGTAGTACCGCCGACACGGACGACGTAATCGAGGTCAGTACTGACGGGATTGCCGTCCGAAAGACGTTCGAAGCGGACGAGTTCCCCGTCCCAGCGATCCGGTTCGAGATCGAATCGAACCGCGACGATCCGATTACGTTTCAGCTCTCGGAAATCATTCCCGAATCGTTCCCGATGGACAAGGTCGGGTTCCATCCGGAGTATCACAGCGATGACTGGACCGCGTTTCAGGACAACCACGTCGAGTTCTCGACGACGCTGGAGCCCGGTGAGCGACTCGAGACGGTCTACGGGATCCAGATCGACGACGAGAGCCGAGCCGCGGCGTTCCTGACCGAGCCGACGGTCACCGAACGTGGTGCCGGTGACGACGACACCTCGGAGGCCGACGAGGTCGACGACGAGGTCATCGGAAACATCGTCTCCGAGGACCGGAACCAGGCCGTCAAAGACATGATCTCCGGTGATTCGGACGCCGTCCCGGGGCTCGAGGACGAGGAGGCCGCCGACGCGGACGAGACCGCCGTCGGAAGCGAAGACGATGCCCACGGACTCGACCTCGATCTCGGCGACGTCGATCCCGAACCAGACCCGACAGACGCCGACGTGGACGAGACCGAGGCGGAGGACACGCCGGATATCGACCTCGGGTTCGAGGAAGAGGAGATTCCGGGGCCGGAGCCCGGCGACCCGCCCGAAATCGACGTGAGTGCGGCCGATACGGACGAGACGGACGATGCAGACGACGGCGACGACCAACCCGCCGTCGAACTCGATCTCGAGACCGGGACGGACGATACCGAGGTGGACGACGACGAGGAGGACGACGTCGCCGAACCCGAGATCGAGCTCGATCTCGAGGAGTCGGCTGCCGCCGTCGACGAGGACGCATCCGAGACGACTGTGGACACCGAGTCCGGGGTGCCCGACGAGCCCGACGAGCCCGACGAGCCTGACGAACCGGCCATCGACGTGTCGCCAGCTGCTGACGGCGTGACGACCGGCGCGGAAGCCGACTCAGACGCGGAAGCCGAGACGCGCGGCGTCGTGGAGCCGACGGCTGCCGACGGCGTCGACGAGCCCGACGCGGCCGCCGATGCGGAGCCGAACCGCGACGGCGAATTCAGCGGTTCGGTCGCCGCCCGTCTCGCGACCGAGATTCGCGAGGGGACGGTCGACGACGACGATCTCGAGGCGATCCAGTCCGAACTGGATATCGAGCCTGCGGGCCCCGAAATCGCGAAAGTCGAGCACCTCCAGTCCCGCGTCGAGGAGGTCGCCGCCTACATCGACGCGCTCGAGACGTTCCTCGAGGAGAACGGCACCGGCGCGCAGCTCATCGAGGAGCTCCAGACCGATATCGACGCGCTCGAGGACGAGTTCGCGTCGATGGACGATCGGCTCGAGGGAACGACGTCACGGGTCGACGAACTCGACGACGACGTCGACGAGCTGGCCGACTGGAACGGTGATCTCGAGGGCGATCTGAGCGCAGTCGACGAGGACGTCGAGGCGCTCGAGGACACCGTCGACGAACTCGAGGACGACATCGGCGCGGTCGACGCGGACGTCGAAACGGTCGCGGACGATCTCGCGGACGTCGAAGACGAGCTCGAGGACGTGCGCGCTGACGTAACGGACATTCAGGAGTGGCGCGACCAGCTGGGTTCGATGTTCACCGACTGA
- a CDS encoding MBL fold metallo-hydrolase: MIRSDWSDWLVRDVEDADPGGVAIWYLGCNGFVLKGTGGTTVFVDPYLGLGDPPRTVRMIPVPFEPADVDEADAVLATHEHTDHVHGPSQAPILANTGGTFYAPGDSLAVAREDEAWTDQWAVTDDQLTEVAEGDTFEIGEFTVHVEAANDPDATQPVSYVFEHDAGTFFHGGDTKPCDEFERIGTEYDIDLAALAFGTVGRIPDKETREPTRTRWYNDENQIIECAAALECDRLLPSHWDMWKGLTADPTALQHHANSFDYPRRLEVVEIGDRVSLENTF, from the coding sequence ATGATCCGAAGCGACTGGAGCGACTGGCTCGTGCGCGACGTCGAAGACGCGGACCCCGGTGGCGTGGCGATCTGGTATCTCGGCTGTAACGGCTTTGTCCTCAAGGGAACCGGCGGAACGACGGTCTTCGTCGACCCGTATCTGGGCCTCGGCGATCCGCCGCGGACGGTCCGCATGATTCCGGTTCCGTTCGAGCCGGCGGACGTCGACGAGGCCGACGCCGTCCTCGCGACCCACGAACACACCGACCACGTCCACGGCCCGAGTCAGGCCCCGATCCTCGCAAACACGGGGGGGACCTTCTACGCGCCCGGCGACAGTCTCGCGGTCGCCCGCGAGGACGAGGCGTGGACCGACCAGTGGGCGGTGACGGACGACCAACTGACCGAAGTCGCCGAGGGCGACACGTTCGAAATCGGAGAGTTCACCGTCCACGTCGAGGCGGCGAACGATCCCGACGCAACCCAGCCCGTGAGCTACGTGTTCGAGCACGACGCGGGGACCTTCTTCCACGGCGGAGACACGAAACCGTGCGACGAGTTCGAACGGATCGGCACCGAGTACGACATCGACCTCGCGGCGCTCGCGTTCGGCACCGTCGGACGAATTCCCGACAAAGAGACCCGGGAGCCGACGCGGACCCGCTGGTACAACGACGAGAACCAGATCATCGAGTGCGCCGCGGCCCTCGAGTGCGACCGCCTCCTGCCGAGCCACTGGGACATGTGGAAAGGGCTCACGGCCGATCCGACGGCGCTCCAGCACCACGCGAATAGCTTCGACTACCCGCGGCGACTCGAGGTCGTCGAGATCGGCGACCGCGTCTCCCTGGAGAACACATTCTAG
- a CDS encoding DUF7344 domain-containing protein, whose product MSNPASSGPAAATRDELFAALADARSRTVLRLVGEESPQGIGKNDLAVRLAAVTTDKRLADVTEDDHRQALVELHHRLVPRLTDAGLLEETGNAIRTDDHRAFDALGVDAMVSGHRTADADALDAVFEALADERRRAILAVLSEQSHPISTETLARDVAAREADTTERAVSQERVDRVVVSLGHVHLPLLCDADLVGYDDARDHVSYEGHPVVRTEWIQSIGGTSPSDDTTDTATDASERADVHTLERPEPRPRNRRSQFPL is encoded by the coding sequence ATGAGTAACCCAGCTTCGAGCGGACCCGCGGCGGCGACCCGGGACGAACTCTTCGCTGCCCTCGCCGACGCCCGCAGCCGGACCGTCCTCCGGCTCGTCGGCGAAGAATCCCCCCAGGGGATCGGGAAAAACGATCTTGCGGTTCGGCTCGCAGCGGTAACCACGGATAAACGGCTCGCCGATGTCACCGAGGACGACCACCGACAGGCGCTCGTCGAACTCCACCACCGGCTGGTGCCGCGACTGACGGACGCCGGGTTGCTCGAAGAGACCGGCAACGCGATCCGAACCGACGACCACCGGGCGTTCGACGCACTCGGGGTCGACGCGATGGTCTCGGGCCACCGGACGGCCGATGCGGACGCGCTCGACGCCGTCTTCGAGGCGCTCGCCGACGAGCGCCGACGGGCGATTCTCGCAGTCCTCAGCGAGCAGTCCCATCCGATCTCGACCGAGACGCTCGCTCGAGACGTCGCCGCGCGGGAGGCCGACACGACCGAACGCGCGGTCTCGCAAGAGCGCGTCGATCGGGTGGTGGTGTCGCTCGGTCACGTTCACCTGCCGCTGTTGTGCGACGCCGATCTCGTCGGCTACGACGACGCACGGGACCACGTTTCTTACGAGGGCCACCCAGTCGTCCGCACCGAATGGATCCAGTCAATCGGCGGGACGTCGCCGTCCGACGACACTACCGACACGGCCACGGACGCTTCGGAGCGCGCGGACGTTCACACGCTCGAGAGGCCCGAGCCCCGCCCTCGGAACCGTCGCTCGCAGTTCCCGCTGTAG
- the dph2 gene encoding diphthamide biosynthesis enzyme Dph2 translates to MSQESEYTEGDLRNTGMRLKHDREWDYELEQIVEAIEERDATKVGLQFPEGLKRRGPAVADDLRELSGDDVTFMLSGQPCYGACDLDTYLMKRTDVFVHFGHSPMKDTDKVIYVPLFSNVEVTPIMEEALDTLEPPEETGGVGLVTTAQHMNRYEEMSEFLEARGYEVYSRRGDERLTHEGQVLGCNYASADVPADQVLYVGGGKFHPLGLAMEHPDKHVVIADPVNNVVTVADTDKFMKQRYGAVHRAMDAEKWGVIFCTKIGQGRWETAQKILEDNDDAYLITMDEVTPDRLRNFDMDAFVNTGCPRITTDDGPQFHKPMLTPGEYRIAVGDEPLDSLSFDTFHGTW, encoded by the coding sequence ATGAGTCAGGAGTCGGAGTACACCGAGGGGGACCTTCGGAACACCGGAATGCGTCTCAAGCACGATCGCGAATGGGATTACGAACTCGAGCAGATCGTCGAGGCGATCGAGGAGCGAGACGCGACGAAGGTCGGCCTGCAGTTCCCCGAGGGACTGAAACGGCGCGGTCCAGCCGTCGCCGACGACCTCCGGGAACTCAGCGGCGACGACGTGACGTTCATGCTCTCGGGCCAGCCGTGTTACGGCGCCTGTGACCTCGACACCTATCTGATGAAACGCACCGACGTGTTCGTTCACTTCGGCCACTCGCCGATGAAGGACACGGACAAGGTGATCTACGTGCCGCTGTTCTCGAACGTCGAGGTCACGCCGATCATGGAGGAGGCCCTGGACACCCTCGAGCCCCCCGAGGAAACCGGCGGCGTCGGTCTCGTCACGACGGCCCAGCACATGAACCGGTACGAGGAGATGAGCGAGTTCCTGGAGGCGCGTGGCTACGAAGTCTACAGTCGTCGCGGCGACGAACGGCTGACCCACGAGGGACAGGTGCTGGGCTGCAACTACGCGAGCGCGGACGTACCCGCCGATCAGGTCCTGTACGTCGGCGGTGGCAAGTTCCACCCGCTCGGACTGGCGATGGAACACCCCGATAAGCACGTCGTCATCGCGGACCCGGTCAACAACGTCGTCACCGTCGCGGACACGGACAAGTTCATGAAACAGCGCTACGGTGCCGTCCACCGCGCGATGGACGCCGAGAAGTGGGGCGTCATCTTCTGTACCAAGATCGGACAGGGTCGCTGGGAGACCGCACAGAAGATCCTCGAGGACAACGACGACGCCTACCTCATCACGATGGACGAAGTGACGCCGGACCGCCTGCGAAACTTCGATATGGACGCGTTCGTCAACACCGGCTGTCCGCGGATCACGACCGACGACGGGCCGCAGTTCCACAAGCCGATGCTCACGCCCGGCGAGTACCGGATCGCCGTCGGGGACGAGCCGCTCGATAGCCTCTCGTTCGATACGTTCCACGGGACCTGGTAG
- a CDS encoding HalX domain-containing protein, which yields MTGDGTTVLVAADDPHRVAELRSWLVTEYRVEATTDGDDALAVSADVDAVLIDRDLRTDAGTVVADEIERRGLTQPMAPLHSADEPTGRRRPDDSLVAPVTKSAALEGVDRLLRRARYDELLAECTALAAKRGALEADAAIVATEDRPETLQRRLDELLAELDELVATFDGEDFRAAFEACRVAGPGRSHRASDLP from the coding sequence ATGACTGGTGATGGAACGACCGTCCTCGTCGCGGCCGACGATCCGCACAGGGTCGCCGAGCTCCGGTCGTGGCTTGTGACGGAGTACCGGGTCGAGGCGACGACGGACGGCGACGACGCCCTGGCGGTATCCGCGGACGTCGACGCGGTACTGATCGACCGTGACCTCCGGACGGACGCCGGAACCGTGGTCGCCGACGAGATCGAACGCCGAGGGTTGACACAGCCGATGGCCCCCCTTCACAGCGCTGACGAACCCACCGGTCGTCGCCGGCCCGACGACTCGCTGGTTGCCCCCGTCACGAAATCCGCGGCCCTCGAGGGCGTCGATCGGTTACTGCGCCGCGCCCGGTACGACGAGCTACTCGCGGAATGTACCGCCCTCGCCGCCAAACGCGGCGCACTCGAGGCGGACGCGGCGATCGTCGCGACCGAGGACCGTCCGGAAACGCTCCAGCGACGACTCGACGAGTTGCTCGCGGAACTGGACGAACTGGTGGCGACGTTCGACGGCGAGGACTTCCGAGCCGCGTTCGAGGCCTGCCGGGTCGCCGGTCCCGGCCGATCCCACCGGGCCAGCGATCTCCCCTGA
- a CDS encoding DUF7139 domain-containing protein: MPAEQAANGYLFDLYRRYIGEPEDRTDVYVGFGLFLGGIGLAIIGLLLFVWGTTFEARSAGYIAWVGPAYAIAMGALPVTMLGIVVLLPSERRMLYTSIAGVAVTIGAIGGFLFAYPDNWNGYGNDYTVEVIAIYAVGLAGITASTGAALIAHYLDMAQQAEVVATEPDDDEEPELTDAEIQQDIDDAMEGVELSWGGVEKTEHKRLNFSSNDLDDIDIDTDAGTTTTRSSGVDAQVAGLKGLKGGETKETTSSSTVDDQTAKLKELREQQRAEELATADDGGAVETVTRPVSSLLERFRSLLKRN; this comes from the coding sequence ATGCCAGCGGAACAGGCCGCGAACGGCTATCTCTTCGACCTCTATCGTCGATACATCGGTGAACCGGAGGACCGGACCGACGTCTACGTCGGCTTCGGTCTGTTTCTCGGCGGGATCGGGCTCGCGATCATCGGACTGTTGCTCTTCGTCTGGGGCACGACGTTCGAGGCGCGATCCGCCGGGTACATCGCGTGGGTCGGCCCCGCGTATGCGATCGCCATGGGTGCACTTCCCGTCACGATGCTGGGCATCGTCGTCCTCCTCCCCTCGGAACGGCGTATGCTGTACACGTCGATCGCCGGCGTCGCCGTGACGATCGGCGCGATCGGCGGCTTTCTGTTCGCCTACCCGGACAACTGGAACGGCTACGGGAACGATTACACCGTCGAAGTGATCGCGATCTACGCCGTCGGACTCGCCGGGATCACCGCCTCGACGGGCGCGGCGCTAATCGCCCACTACCTCGATATGGCACAGCAGGCCGAGGTCGTCGCGACCGAACCCGACGACGACGAGGAACCCGAACTCACCGACGCGGAGATCCAACAGGACATCGACGACGCCATGGAGGGCGTCGAACTCTCGTGGGGCGGCGTCGAAAAGACCGAGCACAAGCGACTGAACTTCTCGAGCAACGATCTCGACGACATCGACATCGACACCGACGCCGGCACGACGACCACCCGTTCCTCGGGCGTCGACGCACAGGTCGCCGGCCTCAAGGGACTGAAAGGCGGTGAGACGAAAGAGACGACCTCGAGTTCGACGGTCGACGACCAGACGGCGAAGCTGAAGGAACTACGCGAGCAACAGCGCGCGGAGGAACTGGCGACTGCGGACGACGGCGGTGCCGTCGAGACGGTGACGCGACCGGTCTCGTCCCTGCTCGAGCGGTTCCGGTCCCTTTTAAAAAGGAATTAA
- a CDS encoding disk-shape morphogenesis protein volactin, whose product MAKGLDVGTMNILSAQQDGNDTVFVQQRNSFVEIEYSDMAEQMLSRSEVLHIRKDDKVYVVGDDALNFANIFNKETRRPMKHGILSNDEQSAIPMMKLIIEQVVGEPAYPDEKLYFSSPADPIDSDLSTLYHQKTIESFLDDMGYDSEPINEGMSVIYSELADNNFTGLGISFGAGMTNVCLSYYAVPVMKFSVARGGDWVDEQAARATGTPVDKVTSIKEDDFELDFTTDVGGVEGALSIYYENLLDYVIENIVKEVDEEDVEEGLDVPVVVTGGTSSPSGFEALFRDHLEEANIPFSISGVTHANEPLYSVARGGLVAARSDEDVDHDTEDEAEAAAANE is encoded by the coding sequence ATGGCCAAAGGCCTAGACGTTGGAACGATGAACATCCTGTCAGCACAGCAGGATGGGAACGATACGGTTTTCGTGCAACAGCGCAACTCCTTCGTAGAGATCGAGTACTCGGACATGGCCGAGCAGATGCTCTCGCGAAGTGAAGTACTTCACATCCGCAAAGACGACAAGGTCTACGTCGTCGGCGACGACGCTCTCAACTTCGCGAACATCTTCAACAAGGAGACTCGCCGACCGATGAAACACGGGATCCTCTCGAACGACGAGCAGAGCGCGATCCCGATGATGAAGCTCATCATCGAGCAGGTCGTCGGCGAGCCCGCCTATCCCGACGAGAAGCTCTACTTCTCGTCCCCGGCGGACCCGATCGACTCGGACCTCTCGACGCTGTATCACCAGAAGACGATCGAGTCGTTCCTCGACGACATGGGGTACGACTCCGAGCCGATCAACGAGGGGATGTCCGTCATCTACTCCGAACTCGCGGACAACAACTTCACCGGGCTGGGGATCAGTTTCGGTGCCGGGATGACGAACGTCTGTCTCTCCTACTACGCGGTGCCCGTCATGAAGTTCTCCGTCGCCCGCGGTGGGGACTGGGTCGACGAGCAGGCCGCCCGCGCGACTGGGACGCCGGTCGACAAGGTCACCTCGATCAAGGAAGACGACTTCGAACTCGACTTCACGACCGACGTCGGCGGCGTCGAGGGCGCGCTCTCGATTTACTACGAGAACCTGCTCGACTACGTCATCGAGAACATCGTCAAGGAAGTCGACGAGGAAGACGTCGAAGAAGGGCTGGACGTCCCCGTCGTCGTCACCGGCGGCACCTCGAGTCCCAGCGGCTTCGAGGCGCTGTTCCGTGACCACCTCGAGGAAGCGAACATTCCGTTCTCCATCAGCGGCGTCACGCACGCGAACGAACCGCTGTACAGCGTCGCGCGCGGTGGCCTCGTCGCCGCCCGCTCCGACGAGGACGTCGATCACGACACGGAAGACGAGGCGGAAGCGGCGGCCGCGAACGAGTAA
- a CDS encoding zinc finger domain-containing protein, with amino-acid sequence MDECPRCRGSIEELSLGDVSTVTCPHCGFADIPAEHQPHGEEPESWRDAFNRFYEE; translated from the coding sequence ATGGACGAGTGTCCGCGGTGTCGGGGATCCATCGAAGAACTCTCGCTGGGGGACGTGTCGACGGTCACGTGTCCGCACTGCGGGTTCGCCGATATCCCCGCCGAACACCAGCCCCACGGCGAGGAACCCGAGTCCTGGCGGGACGCGTTCAATCGATTTTACGAGGAGTGA
- a CDS encoding METTL5 family protein, translating to MAGLSRRALARQLEAIEDFSEPAVELEQYLTPPELAAHLCHLAGLQGDLEGQVLDLGTGTGMLAIAASLAGADRVAGIDVDSGALELARRNERTVLMDVDGSSDGETPAIEWLRGDVTRHPFSITEATVVSNPPFGAQRGNRHADKEFLETASAIASVSYTIHNEGSQEFVESFAADAGGEVTHAFRAAFPIAKRFEFHTAAQETLEAEVFRIEWARG from the coding sequence ATGGCCGGCCTCTCGCGACGTGCGCTCGCCCGCCAACTCGAGGCGATCGAGGACTTTTCCGAGCCCGCCGTCGAACTCGAGCAGTACCTGACGCCGCCGGAGTTGGCCGCTCACCTCTGTCACCTGGCGGGACTCCAGGGCGATCTCGAGGGACAGGTGCTCGATTTGGGAACCGGAACCGGGATGCTCGCGATCGCGGCGTCGCTCGCCGGTGCCGACCGAGTTGCGGGGATCGACGTGGATTCCGGCGCGCTCGAGCTGGCGCGACGGAACGAACGGACGGTTCTGATGGACGTGGACGGGAGCAGCGACGGGGAGACCCCCGCGATCGAGTGGCTCCGCGGCGACGTGACTCGGCATCCGTTTTCGATCACCGAGGCGACCGTCGTCTCGAACCCCCCGTTCGGTGCCCAGCGCGGAAACCGGCACGCGGACAAGGAGTTCCTCGAGACGGCGAGTGCGATCGCGAGCGTCTCCTATACGATCCACAACGAGGGGAGCCAGGAGTTCGTCGAGTCCTTCGCCGCCGACGCGGGCGGCGAGGTGACCCACGCGTTCCGGGCCGCGTTTCCCATCGCGAAGCGCTTCGAGTTTCACACAGCAGCGCAGGAAACGCTCGAGGCGGAGGTCTTCCGGATCGAGTGGGCTCGAGGATAG
- a CDS encoding rhomboid family intramembrane serine protease: protein MRLLTALLTVVVAGTLVASIAIVRLVHRQDRRWRDVLRSRLVYGVPWGSLVVIAFVVCVYLFVQDGITNFNDPVTIPYRTWSYYYPLGMATAAFSHAGPGHLVGNLAGTIVVAPLAEYAWGHYPDELDSQRSDSWRADPRVRAVVLFPLAVVAVGLLTSLFALGPVIGFSGVVFAFAGFAIVHYPIVTIVGTLGVQSVVLRLYYALQEPINVYTAQPSPPSPPSWAGIAIQGHALGLFLGFVLGIVLLERRGTRPDAFRLWLAVLLFGFSKGLWAIYWFGDENSYILFQGPGVAIVSVLALVVTLSVTGSQKPIVPRRVERLLGGSGRVTPWSDGASPSSIDRSLELAGGGRGDRAVAARVDRVREIVTGTRSGGSRLLSNLTIGPVAFLAVVAVLAMVAGVAVPANFLVVDDATASSDAAVEIEDYTVEYAEGVQNEYVSGIGIDALESDAGLEASGVIVASERRDIWLEAVSAQRLSFTGEETVSVGGPGWRETVHVERTGWEPVGNDTVYQVWLEDGGERRLAYESNESRAEARVAGRNVTIRSADGEFVLDVAATESGLVDTTPIPDGNETATAGGLVFDRENETVYAVADGTRVAVASEETYNDY from the coding sequence ATGCGCTTGCTCACGGCCCTACTGACGGTCGTCGTCGCCGGGACGCTGGTGGCGTCGATCGCGATCGTCAGACTGGTTCACCGGCAAGACCGGCGCTGGCGCGACGTGCTCCGGTCCCGACTCGTGTACGGGGTCCCGTGGGGATCGCTCGTGGTCATCGCGTTCGTGGTCTGTGTCTACCTCTTCGTGCAGGACGGGATCACGAACTTCAACGACCCCGTGACGATCCCCTATCGGACGTGGTCGTACTACTATCCGCTCGGGATGGCCACGGCGGCCTTCTCCCACGCCGGACCCGGCCATCTCGTCGGCAATCTCGCCGGAACGATCGTCGTCGCACCGCTCGCCGAGTACGCCTGGGGTCACTATCCAGACGAGCTGGATTCGCAGCGGTCCGACTCGTGGCGCGCCGATCCGCGAGTGCGAGCGGTCGTGCTCTTTCCGCTGGCCGTCGTCGCCGTCGGTCTGCTGACGAGTCTGTTCGCGCTCGGTCCCGTGATCGGATTCTCCGGCGTCGTCTTCGCCTTCGCCGGGTTCGCCATCGTCCACTACCCGATCGTGACGATCGTCGGGACCCTCGGCGTCCAGAGCGTCGTGTTGCGCCTCTACTACGCGCTGCAGGAGCCGATCAACGTGTACACCGCCCAGCCGAGTCCGCCGTCGCCGCCGTCCTGGGCGGGGATCGCCATTCAGGGCCACGCGCTCGGTCTCTTCCTCGGCTTCGTCCTCGGGATCGTGCTCCTCGAGCGGCGGGGCACCCGCCCCGACGCATTCCGGCTCTGGCTCGCCGTGCTCCTCTTTGGCTTTTCGAAGGGGCTGTGGGCGATATACTGGTTCGGCGACGAGAACTCGTACATCCTCTTTCAGGGACCCGGCGTCGCCATCGTCTCGGTGCTCGCGCTCGTGGTCACCCTCTCGGTGACCGGCTCCCAGAAGCCGATCGTTCCGCGCCGGGTCGAGCGCCTGCTCGGCGGCTCCGGGCGCGTAACTCCGTGGTCGGACGGTGCCTCTCCGTCGTCGATCGACCGGTCGCTCGAGCTGGCAGGCGGCGGCCGCGGCGATCGAGCGGTCGCTGCCCGCGTCGATCGCGTTCGCGAAATCGTCACGGGAACGCGCTCGGGCGGCTCGCGGTTGCTGTCGAATCTGACGATCGGACCAGTGGCGTTTCTGGCCGTCGTCGCCGTCCTCGCGATGGTCGCCGGGGTCGCCGTCCCCGCCAACTTTCTCGTCGTCGACGACGCGACGGCGTCCTCCGACGCGGCCGTCGAGATCGAGGACTACACCGTCGAGTACGCCGAGGGCGTGCAGAACGAGTACGTCTCCGGCATCGGTATCGACGCGCTCGAGAGCGACGCCGGTCTCGAAGCGAGCGGGGTGATCGTCGCGAGCGAGCGACGTGACATCTGGCTCGAGGCGGTCAGCGCACAGCGGCTCTCCTTCACGGGCGAGGAGACGGTCTCCGTCGGCGGTCCCGGCTGGCGGGAGACGGTCCACGTCGAACGCACCGGCTGGGAACCGGTCGGGAACGACACCGTCTATCAGGTCTGGCTCGAGGACGGCGGTGAGAGACGACTCGCTTACGAATCCAACGAGTCTCGAGCGGAGGCCCGAGTCGCCGGGCGGAACGTGACGATCAGGTCCGCCGACGGCGAGTTCGTCCTCGACGTCGCGGCGACCGAATCGGGTCTCGTCGATACGACGCCGATTCCGGATGGAAACGAGACGGCGACCGCGGGGGGGCTCGTCTTCGACCGCGAGAACGAGACGGTCTACGCGGTCGCCGACGGGACGCGAGTCGCGGTCGCGAGCGAGGAGACGTACAACGACTACTGA
- a CDS encoding DNA-directed RNA polymerase subunit L, giving the protein MELRVTESTENELSIEIAGEDHTFMNVLKGALLEHDDVSAATYDVNPEQSGGQTEPILTIKTEGGADPLEALEEAAVTVREKATSFRDAFEAAA; this is encoded by the coding sequence ATGGAACTGCGGGTCACCGAGAGCACCGAGAACGAACTCTCGATCGAGATCGCCGGCGAGGACCACACCTTCATGAACGTGCTCAAGGGCGCGCTGCTCGAGCACGACGACGTGAGTGCAGCGACCTACGACGTCAACCCAGAGCAGTCGGGCGGCCAGACCGAGCCCATCCTGACCATCAAGACCGAAGGCGGCGCGGATCCGCTCGAGGCGCTCGAGGAAGCGGCCGTGACCGTTCGCGAAAAGGCGACGTCGTTCCGGGACGCGTTCGAAGCGGCGGCCTGA